A segment of the Desulfovermiculus halophilus DSM 18834 genome:
AAGCGGCTGAAGCGACATCAGAAAGAGCTTTTTACTTTCCTTGATTATGATGTGAGCCCAGAGAACAGTCATGCAGAGCAGCAAATTCGAGGACCGGTCATTTCCCGAAAGATCTCCCAGCAAAACCGCTCAGAGGCCGGGGCAGATGCCCAGGCAGTATTGATGTCGA
Coding sequences within it:
- a CDS encoding IS66 family transposase is translated as KRLKRHQKELFTFLDYDVSPENSHAEQQIRGPVISRKISQQNRSEAGADAQAVLMSIFRTSYLQGRNPVEHVTELSKNYIKRNHTQNETELDMAA